The following proteins come from a genomic window of Patescibacteria group bacterium:
- a CDS encoding NYN domain-containing protein, with translation MEKLIKNNYAFIDSQNLNLSIRNQNWILDFKKFRRYLKDKYAIMKAFIFIGYVPENQNLYTGLQKDGYILIFKPTLKLPNEKFKGNVDAELVLHTMIEYPNYDKALIVTGDGDFHCLADYLIKQNKLLNLMIPNREQYSSLFRKMMSYVVFMNNLKHKLEYKKQI, from the coding sequence ATGGAAAAATTAATAAAAAATAATTACGCTTTTATTGATAGTCAAAATTTAAATTTATCAATTCGGAATCAAAATTGGATTTTAGATTTCAAGAAATTTAGAAGGTACCTCAAAGACAAGTACGCTATAATGAAAGCATTTATTTTTATTGGTTATGTTCCGGAAAATCAAAATCTATACACCGGACTACAAAAAGACGGATATATTCTAATATTTAAACCAACCCTTAAGCTACCTAATGAAAAATTTAAAGGCAATGTCGACGCGGAACTAGTATTGCACACAATGATAGAATATCCGAATTATGATAAGGCCTTAATAGTTACTGGCGATGGCGATTTTCATTGTCTGGCAGATTATCTAATTAAACAGAATAAATTATTGAATTTAATGATACCGAATAGAGAACAATATTCTTCATTGTTCAGAAAAATGATGTCGTATGTTGTTTTTATGAACAATTTAAAGCACAAATTAGAATACAAAAAGCAAATTTAA